The Acidobacteriota bacterium genome includes the window CGGGCTCCGTCGAGCTCGCGTTGAACTCGCTATGGGAGACTCCCGTCCCCGCTCCCATCCGTTGGATCTCACCCGGGCGGATGACGGAGCCGTTGCCCAGGCTGTCCCGATGTTCCAGGGCGCCGGACAGAACCCACGTGAGGATTTCCATGTCCCTGTGGGAATGGGTGGGAAACCCCTCCGCCGGGCGGACCCGGTCCTCGTTCAAAACCCTCAAGACCCGAAACCCCATATGTTCGGGATCGAGGTAGTCCCCGAAGGAGAATGTGTGGCGGGTATCCAGCCACCCGAAGTCGAAGGAGCCCCGATCTTCCGATTTCCTCACGCGAATCATGGAGGCCTCCCGAGAGGAAGCCGAACCGGCCAGGCGGGGCCGGTATTCCTGCGGGTCGCTTCCGCAGGGAGGTGCCATCCTCCGCAAGAGCGTCTTGCTTTCGGCCTGCCTCGCGCCCGGGGAGCGCGAGGGGGATGGCGGGGCGGACCGAGGGAAGGGAGGGCAGTCAGGCGGCGGTGGGACGGTTGCGGAGGTAGGCTTCGAGGGCGTTTCGGACCTTGCCGCGTGCCCGGTGCAGGCGCATTTTCACCACATCCTTGTTGAGCCCTAGGGCGGAGGCCACGGAGTCCGTGTCGAGTCCTTCGAGGTCCCTCAGGACCAGCACCGAACGGTATCCGTCCGGAAGGTCCAGGATGGCCTGGCGCAACCGCTCACGAAGCTCGGAGTCCAGGACGGCCTGGTCCGGGAGGCGGTTCCACGGCAGGGGCTGGGCGGTCGCATGCGGGTCGGGAAGGGCTTCGTCCAGTTCCACCTCTTCCTTGAGGAACTTGGAGCGCCGCCGCCGCATCAGGCACGCGTTGTGGGCGATGCGGTACAGCCAGCCCGCGAAGGCCCCCGGGTTCTTCAGGGTTCCGATGGATTCGAAGGTCTTGAGGAGGGTCTCCTGAAGGACCTCCCGCGCGTCCTCGCGGTCCCCGCACATCCGCAGGCCAAAGTTGAGGAGGCGGTCCCCGTACTGGCCGAAGAACTCCTCGAAGGCCCCCGGGTCGCGGCTCTTCATGCGCTCGATGAGTTCGCTGGGGATGTCCAATTCGGTCCTCTCCGGGAGAAACCTGAGTATAGGCGAAATCCGCCGGCCTCTCAAGGAACGGGGCACCAAGTCCCATCCGGAAGGGACCGCCCGCGTAGGGCCGGTCTTGCCGGTGCAGGCCTCCGCGCT containing:
- a CDS encoding RNA polymerase sigma factor, whose amino-acid sequence is MDIPSELIERMKSRDPGAFEEFFGQYGDRLLNFGLRMCGDREDAREVLQETLLKTFESIGTLKNPGAFAGWLYRIAHNACLMRRRRSKFLKEEVELDEALPDPHATAQPLPWNRLPDQAVLDSELRERLRQAILDLPDGYRSVLVLRDLEGLDTDSVASALGLNKDVVKMRLHRARGKVRNALEAYLRNRPTAA